The genomic region ACGGAGGGTAGAAGCTATTTCAAAATTCGATTCACACACCAAATAATGAATGCAATCAGGCAAAAAGCTCTATAAATATACAAATATCGGTCATATCGAACCACCAACCGACGGTAATTGTTCATCCAACCGAAGCAGCGTTCAATGATCCAACGCCGGCGGTATCCCTCTCCCACACGGATGGGACGGCCACGACGGGGTTTGCGGCTTTTTCGCTGAATGGTGGGAATGGTGGGCTTGATTCCTCGTCGGCGCAACCAGATTCGGAAAGAACGGCTGTC from Planifilum fimeticola harbors:
- a CDS encoding transposase, giving the protein DSRSFRIWLRRRGIKPTIPTIQRKSRKPRRGRPIRVGEGYRRRWIIERCFGWMNNYRRLVVRYDRYLYIYRAFCLIAFIIWCVNRILK